In Cervus elaphus chromosome 7, mCerEla1.1, whole genome shotgun sequence, the following proteins share a genomic window:
- the LOC122697508 gene encoding histone H4 gives MSGRGKGGKGLGKGGAKRHRKVLRDNIQGITKPAIRRLARRGGVKRISGLIYEETRGVLKVFLENVIRDAVTYTEHAKRKTVTAMDVVYALKRQGRTLYGFGG, from the coding sequence ATGTCTGGTCGTGGTAAGGGTGGTAAAGGCCTTGGTAAGGGAGGCGCTAAGCGCCATCGCAAAGTCTTGCGGGACAATATCCAGGGTATTACTAAGCCAGCTATCCGGCGTCTTGCTCGGCGTGGTGGGGTCAAACGTATCTCCGGTCTTATCTACGAAGAGACTCGTGGGGTGCTGAAAGTGTTTCTGGAAAATGTGATTCGTGACGCGGTCACCTACACGGAGCACGCCAAGCGCAAGACTGTTACCGCCATGGACGTCGTCTACGCGCTCAAACGTCAGGGCCGTACTCTTTACGGTTTTGGTGGTTGA